From Amaranthus tricolor cultivar Red isolate AtriRed21 chromosome 4, ASM2621246v1, whole genome shotgun sequence:
TTGCACATTATTTCTTCACATGAAACACGAAATCCATGATCATTCTGTAGAAATACTTATTTGTACTACAGTTCAAATCTGCAAAATGCCAATTTCTTTATTATAATATACTCCTTATTCCAATTTCATATCTGGTTTCAATGTTTTTAACTTTGTCTATGAGAATCATGGATTGACCTTGTAGTTAGAGATTCTCACTTGTGTTAGGGGCCCGATTCTCACaacctataaaaaaaaatcaattttccctGCCCTTGCTTGTAGGATATTGACCTTACCCCAATTTTCCAAAAAGATTGTACATCTTTGTTTGGAGCTTAGCTTCCATGTCTAATTTTCCGTTGATGTTTCATCATAGTAGTAGTGAACTCTACTTTCAGCCTTCAGAAAGAAACCAAAATGTGCACTTTCATGGGAAAAAGGAAATAATGAAATATAGTAATTGATATTGCAAAGTTTGTCCATCTGGAATGTCTGATAATACATTAGGTAAACTACAAGTTAGGAGTACATTTTCTGTTGTTAGGTGCGTACGAGTGTTCATTAGGAGTCGAGCCTAAGCGACTATGTATCACACTTTGCTCTACAGTTCATCCTTCTCATGCTCGCTATTAGGACTATCACCTTTCTCTGATTGTAGCTTCTCAATAACCTCTTCCAATGGAGGATCTCCAGGTCTCCGGTAAATATAGTCCCCAATCTTGACTTCATATGCATCTGGCTGCTCCAGTATGAACTCCTTGAGCTGGAAAATCAAGAAAGTGTCACAAAGGCTGTATAGTCAACATCTCTATCATGAAAGATGAATATACAAAACTCTTACAGTAGCCATTGCTAGTGCAAAATATATTATCCTTGGCAAGCTATTCACCATACAACCAGCAGGATATGTAAAACCGAGTTTAGAAAAATGCCATACTGGCACGAGTTTGAAGTTTCGGGATGTTTCACAACTTCCCAATAAAACTTGGGAGTCATAACATACCACGATTGTCTACGTGTGGCAGGCACTATCCAGAATTCTGGAGGCAGGGCATGAAAGCCAGTCCCTTGGTGGACCATGGATTGGACAGTCCCCAGACCATCGTTGCCAAGGGTAGTGTAAAAAGGTCTAGAGCTGCACACTAGCCATCAGACCCATGGCATGGCCCAAAGCCACCTTCATGACAATTTTGGCAAAAACATGttgagctactcttgtgagagaccgtctcttggTGAGACGAGCTCAAACAAAGAGTCGAGATGGACTATTTAACCCACGTATGAGGCGCGTCTCTCGGTAAGATcttctcatacaacaatttgtgaaatCTGTTTTTTATATGTAAACCCTTGACGGGATGGGAGTTGAGACATAAGGGAGAAACATTGCACAGGTCAAATTTATGGGAATGGAGAATAAGTATCCGAAATCCTATCCCTTAAGGTCGCAAGTTCATAATGCAAAAATACTCGATCCTAGCTTCGCAGGTCCAAAACTTTACGACACGGTCAcgcttgttagtgataacaaagacaTTGTTTTTCATTGACCAAGTATCATCAGCAAGTTCACGaagtgcacataatttaatgagAATGTCTTACATGAAGTGCAAATTAAACATCATATCAAGAAAAGATCCTATTAAATCTCAAAAAGTTAATTGTAAGTAGTAAATGGAATAGCATATAACATGTACCTGATCTCTATCTTGGCCTGCTTCCATTGTAAACATGACTGTACCAAGATCCACCCCCATGAACTTCACCTCTAAACCTCCCGTTTTCGAAACTTTACTCCATTTCATGGCCGTCACTGAAACCTCATCCTGTTAAACCTCagttcaaaaaatcaaaatatataatcacTATTGGAGTATTAAAAATCTATAATTAGATAAAAAGCACAAATGAACTAAGAACAAAATAGCATCAACAGAAAAAACGAAACTACTCTGTTTCAGGATTGCCTGAAAAAGATTTCAAACTTCCATTCCAAAAAAGTTTCCTCCATTAGGCAGGATCAATCAAGAACAAAACATTTTAGGAAATGGGGGTTTCAAATTTCAATAAACCAATCATATAAATTCTGAATATATAATCTTAATTGATGGATAATCTTATATAATTACGGGAACCCAATTGAACACATTGAAAACAGTAAAGAATATGAGATACCGGGGTTCTTTGGACGCCTAATCTGAGCTTAACAAACCCGAAAACAGGACCAGTTTGATGCTTCATCATCTCAGCTTGGATCTGGGCAGGTTCCATTTTATCGAAATCGGAAGGATTTAAGTCAAATTCGTGTGATGGGTTTGGTTTTTTCTTGCCCCAGTTCTTccaatcatcatcttcttcatcgtcAATAATGTCATCGAGATCATCTGTGATGTGAATTTTTCCGGCATTGGCGAATCTGGGAAATGGGATGATTGAGTAATGAGTGACAAGTATAGTGAGGAAGATGAATAGAGAGAGTCTGTTAGTGATTTGGTTAGTCATTGTTTCTAAACGGGTGTACAAATGGTGAAAATTTGGAATTATTTGTAGGTTTTTGTTTTGATAGGAAGGAAACTAAGAAATGATGTTAAACATTTggttttttaaaattgaataaaattttctttaaaaaaaattcagaaaaattttaattctcaaattaaacatttgagccTTAGATctatttgaaacaaataaacaaaaaatataaaaaaaaagttgcaaTAGAcaacttttgaaaatatttatcaaAGTAGACACTTTTTTTTCCATTGCACAGATTTgagtttgttcgctgttactaacaatgaacaaaaaaacttggtcaaaaaagtcaaggtctttattcgctgttactaacagtgaacaaagatTTGACCAAacttttttgttcgctgttattaacaaataacaaggAACAATTACAAcctaaaattttaattgataCTATTTTTTTGGGGTTAAGGCTAATTTGtaggcttttaattattaactttccTATTTCATTTCCTAAAAATTTGGGGTGATTTAAGGTGCCTAGTTATTTTAGttaaaacctaaaattaattttcctattttatttcctaaaaaattggaaaaattgataataatggATTAAGAgtgattttattcaattatagaaagttgataaccatagctttttaataattaaaagcctaaaaatttgaaaattttgattgctacgtattttttaattaaaacctaaaattaattttccaattttatttcctaaaaaattggaaaatttgataataatggGATAAAAGGTGATTTTATTCAACTATAGAAAGTTGATAACcaaaagttaataattaaaagcctaTAAATTAGCCTTGTAAAATAGCCTTGACCCCAAAAAAATAGCAATTAAAATTTTAGCGTTGTAATTgctcgctgttaataacagcaaaCAAAGACCTTGACTTTTTTGACTAAATTACTTTGTTCGTTGTTGGTAACAGCAAACAAACATGACTGTGCTATGGAAAAAAGtgtttattttgggaaatatttttaaaagttgcCTATTATGCGACCTTTTtatatactcccttctattcagcttatgtgtccaattttcttttatggtcaagtcaccttaattgttccatttctatttttggtatgggtttttgacttttatgcccttagtagctttatcctttttttcaattatactctccattacccatactaattttcctctcttatattaaaaactcataataccactctctttcctacccttagggtcccacttttgactctcattaaaattcgtgaaaagtcaaatgagactcttaagatgaataggagggagtattttttgtcctttcaaattttatgacattgtctttcttttgttcactgttagtaatAGCAAACAAAGAGTTTCGACTTTTTTCACCAGTTGCCTATTATGCGACCTTAAAAGAGTTTCGACTTTTTTCACCAGTTGCCTATTATGCGACCTTAGATTTGACATGAAGACATTTTGGGAATCAAAATTTCCCAAATCTCATTATgagaattttttaataataaacttattttattcaaatttttcaCATGACAGGCGCGCGTGATTAAGAATCGAATTTAAGTCTTGAAGATAAGATCTAATTCTCTTTGGATGTTAAAATCAAGGTTAGAGTTTGTAAAGGATAAGAAAATAGAGaataccaattttaatttacaaattcTCATTAAAAATAGTTTCACCCTcaaatagtttttaaaattgAGCTAAATAAGCcaataaaattgacaaaaacacaaatttttgtatataaACTACTcacttttattatataaaaactgctaaaaaaaactactcacttttattagttatttaatgCTAGACACGTCATTTCGTATATTAAAACCTTAGATGAACAATAATTACTTTCTCCAAATAAGGTAATAAACTCAAGCCGTAACCTTCATTCTCCAAAGTTTAACTTTATTTCTAAGGCTTTAgacattttaagctttttccaaccgttaaaattaaatgtTCATTTTAAGGTTTAAAATCTCGGTTTAAGGTGTAAAATACTCACTTCAAGCTTTGAAAGGACAATtcccaaaaaaattattttataaaaaaagttgGGAAATTGCATGTGGTAACCCTaaagttttgggtttttcacgtggtaaccaaaacttttaaaaaattcacgcAGTAACCCTAAGGTTTACCATCTTTGGCTTTGGgggaaaaaaatatgatttggatgaaagatggtagagttagggtttatgtttaggGAGAAATGGTTGAAACTGAtagcatttgaaatggtgagttgaataaataggcgtacaacagccttaaagcttcgaaattaacatttgctaacgtttttatgtgcaaaaagatCACGGTGGATCAATTTGGTAAATCTCAGAGTTATCgtgtggattttttaaaagttttaattacCACGTGAAAAATCTAAAACCTCAGAGTtatcatgtggaatttcccaaaaAAATTTTTAGTGGGATGAATTTAGGTAAATGGGCTGGGATGGAGGAGGTCTCATGGAAACAGCCGTCACTCAAGACTCCAAAGATAGGGTGCACGACGTTTGCATCTAGCAcacaatgaaaatttgaaaaaaataagatcatttaacaactttattccaaaaacaagcttcgtgaaaactttattcccaaaataagcatccGTACATCCAAACGTAGGCTTGGTGTAAAaacgctattactaacagcgaaaaaaaaaattagtaaagcctcaggtcgctgttagtaacagcgacttaaggagttgactggtcaactctttaagtcgttgttactaacagcgacttaagacGCATTATATTTTCCAgtttccttcttcctcatttcagttcgCTCCTTCATTACATTTTCGAAACTTACGagatctccctcttctttccaccatttaAATCAACTTCAATACTTCAActaatctcatcaaattccaagtttgtaccagtaattagttctgtcatcttcctacattgacctaaggtactattttttttgtgtttttttcatttttgaaaaattagagTTTACAAACTTTTaatcaactttcacataaatctaggttcataaacttgcaatttactacttcttgatgatctacagcttattgaggtatgtttttattatagatttatttatttgttgttcattttaaaatgtatgtcatgtatagtggtcatttacacttaaactctatgaatatgtcgaatgtagttgttatttaccttgatcttcataatgaggttgtttgttcatgaatttgttgttgattttaaaatgtatgtcatctatagtggtcatatatttatgaacttgatgttgatgttgattttgtacgtattgttgtagaaatggattcatttcgtgtgactgttgtatgctgttggaatggttcaattcgatcaagtagtaacaatgttaagtatgttggggggagacgtaaactgtttgcatgcaactcaaacacggatttgaatgaattcaaacatcttatatgctctaagactgtcattgacactacaagaagtaccgttaatgtaagttttaagtacaatataagtggagatttgttagcttttccggttgaggatgaagaggctatagatgcaatgtgggagtactcaaagtctacctctacgccttctttagagttatatgtagaagaggtacccttagggaatcaagatgtcaatATTGTAGAAACGAATGCAATCTtgaatgtaacttcttctgctccttaTCATACCCCTTTCTCTACCCAAGAAATCCAAAATTcctttatgccatcttcctcttatccttcTAATAAACCCAATCAACTACAAATTCAAGTTTcgaatgatgatacttttaacttagaagatacaaatgactAATGAGCCTTGGGTGA
This genomic window contains:
- the LOC130811332 gene encoding uncharacterized protein LOC130811332; the protein is MTNQITNRLSLFIFLTILVTHYSIIPFPRFANAGKIHITDDLDDIIDDEEDDDWKNWGKKKPNPSHEFDLNPSDFDKMEPAQIQAEMMKHQTGPVFGFVKLRLGVQRTPDEVSVTAMKWSKVSKTGGLEVKFMGVDLGTVMFTMEAGQDRDQLKEFILEQPDAYEVKIGDYIYRRPGDPPLEEVIEKLQSEKGDSPNSEHEKDEL